GTCCGCACTCAAGCTACAAATTCTCTTTCAAAACcaaattaaatcatgaattatttttttcatgaaaaatgACATTTAGAGTCTAGAAGTTAGGATttgatatttagggtttagaatttataatttttttgtcaaCCACCCCTCCGCCGAGGTGTTAAGGCATAATTGGTTGGTCCCAAGTTTGAACGCTCAATCCTACTTACCTGTCAAGAAAataggattttttttgaaaaatctcttgtaaatccacacccccatacacaccaactatattatccgctttggatTGTTGGTTCTTGAGGACACATCAGACTCGAACTgctttgtttcttcttaatCCCAACTACTAAGGGCCCAAAACCCATGGGTCAAAGCCTTAGGCTAAGAAAATGTCTTGTTGGTGTAATGAGTGAGGACTTAATCTTTTTCCGATGTGGTACTTAACACTTCCCCGCACTTTTGGACTGGGCTATACCAATAATATTATCCACTTTGGGTTGTCCTATTCCCGAGGATACATCGGGTCCGCATGACCCATTGGTCAAAGCCCAATTCACTTGCTATAGGAAAAGGTCTTATTGGTGTAATGACGTAAGGCTTGATTTTATAAAGTGTAACACATTTTAAATCATGAAAACAAAGTTTTGATAGAATTGTTATTAATTATAGCTAAGAGAATTGTAACCCCCACCCCATATCGAGCCAGACCATAAAGACGGGCGGGTATAGAAACTCAGTGTACACCCCTACTGATTCTTCACTTAAGGCCCATGGTCCAACTCTTCACTCGGAACAACTACCTTTAATTCTTTACGAAGAGATTCCATGGACCTAACATTTCATTCTCAAGCCGTGCTATAACACCTTGTCCTCACTCGAGCTACAAATTCTCTcacaaaatcatgttaaattaaaggtttttttttctcaaaaattaAGTGTAGAGTTAATTTAAAAGTTAGGATTtgatgtttagggtttaggattttttttgtcaaccACCCCTCAACTGAGGTGGTTAAAGTATAATTAGGTGGTTCGAAATTCAAACTCCCTAATCCTGCTTACctaccaaaaaaatttaatatttttttcaaaatctactatatttgAATATTCTGAGTacccaaaatactcaataatacATTTTAAATCGTGAAAAATATGGTTTTGAGAGAATGGTTATCAATTATAGCTAAGAGAATTGTAACCCCATCTCATTGGTAGGTAATCCATACATGGAAAGTTACCTCCTAGTACAAATTTCCTACCATTTCAAGTTAGATCCaaatttttctttccatttattTTCCATTCAGGATCAATATCCAAATTTAGTTTTAGGCGTCTTACACTATATAAACCACCAAGAAAAAAGAACTTCCATCCATATATTGCCTCTATATTGTTTGTTGGTTTGATTCTAGGAAGAGAAAATGAGATTGAAGGCAGTATATATTGTTTGCTTGATTTTAGCACTATTGGCAGGAGAATCCGTCGCCAAAATTAGTCAGTGTGAACAGGTATGCGTTCCGCTTTGTGAAGTCAGTCCATCCCAGTGTGAGGAATGTCTCAAACTTTGCCATTCGAAAGACAACGTCCCAGGTAATAAACCTCTCGTTGTTCAAAAATATTAAGGAACCATGCCTTTTTTTTCcaactatctcaaatgttgagatgaacgcacatgatccatgtgaaattgtGGGTTCCATATGCCTGACATGACCCATACGTAATCGTTTGTTTCCATCGTAACATTTGGGATATATGAAACAAAAAACTTAGATCTGTAATATTGTTACTCTTTGCTGCTCCCCTTTTCctaattttttctcttttaattgcACTTAtccacattttctttcattcttatttttttaaaaaacagatCATGGAGGTGAAGAAATGCTGCTCAAGGACAAACGCAGCGAAGAACTTATAGGCtaattgttttgaaataaaaatgtaattCGAATAAATAAAACATGATAGTTCTTGGATATGTATCTGGGTTAGTTTTGTATTCTATTAAGACATCCCACCTTTGATTGTCATAACCTGGCCGAATGGCATATAACCAAAAGTCCAATCACTCTTACACAATCAACATGTTTTCAAGCTTAATAACTAATGACAACGGTCCAAGAACAACAAATCGTGCGAACTTTTGGCCCAACACGTTTTTTGGGCCTAAGAACCAATGATGACggtccaaaaaaaacaaaatcatgcgggCATTTGGGCAAAACGTACAATGACTGGGGGCCCGTGCCCCCAGTGACTATGCAGTGGGTCCGCCACTGAGTCTATTCAGCCCTTTCCCTCACTAAAAATTCTATCTGATTCCTCACCAGTGCCTAACAGTGCTCCATCCTCCATATCACCTATTTCCCATCAACACCCCTCTACTCTCCCTTCAACTACTTCTTCTTCCACTAATACATGCTCTTCCCCAGAAGCACCTCTCATGCATGCCATGACAACTCGTTTTATGAACAAGATCTTTATGCCCAAGCCTTTTAATCTTACAACTCTCCACCCCTTGCCTTCTCCAACTGAACCAAAGTACGTTAAAACTGCTCTCTCCCATCCGCACCGGAAAGCAGCCATATATGGTCAAGGAATTTGAAGCTCATATTCACCATGTCACTTGGATTCTTGTTTTTCCCACTCTATCATGCGGCCAATTGGCTCCAAATGGGTTTTTAGGCTTAAACAAAATCCTGAAGGCACCATTGTGTGCTATAAAGCATGCTTGGTTACCCAAAGATTTGCACAGCGACCCGATATAGACTATCACAACATTTTTAGTCCAATATTTAAACCAGCAACCATTAAGGCTGTCATTACCATCGCTATTTCTCGTAACTAGTCTCTTCATCATTTGGACATTAATAATGCACAACAGCCTGGCCATTATTTACGCAAGTTGAACAAGTCTATTTTTTGACTCAAACAGGCCCCTAGGGCTTGGTACAATGCTCTTAGTTCCTTTCTGGTAGAACTTGGTTTTGTAAATTCTAGAGCAGAACCATCTAAATTTATTCTTAATAATCAGCATCAACTTATGTATATTTTGGTCTTTGTGGATGATCTTGTGCTTACCAGTTCTAATACAACACTTCCTAGCAGGATTACTGGCACTTGaactacaaattttttttcaagaatcTTGGAgatttatcatattttttagGTATCAAAGGTCTTCCAGCCCCAATTGTCTTGTTCCTCACTCAACACATGTACAACCGGCAACTTATTATTCGAATCGATGTGGATGGTGCGAAGTTAGTGTATTTTGCTGCGAACCAGCAAGCTCAAGGGAGAAAGCTTAAGCTACGAGCGTAGCCAAACCTATACACCTCTGCCTACACATTTTACAACAAGTATCTCTGATGGTACTCATTTATCTGAGCCTACCATCTATCGTCAAGCAATTGGTAGCCTTTAATAACTAAGTCTCACGCGACTTGATATTAGTATTTTGTGAATCGTCTAGCGCAATTCATGAATTGTCCATCTGATATTCGCTGGAGTATTCTCAAAAGCGTGCTGCGCTATTTGAAGGGTACTCTCCACTCGATATCACTATTACCAGGTTACCATCCTTGCATCTTAAAGCCTATTGTGATTCAGACTGGACTGGTAACCATGACAATAGCTCTTCTACTTCaacttatattatttttctcgATGGAACACCTATCTTCTAGCGGTCTCACAAGCAGCGAGCAATTGCTCACTTGTCAACCGAAGCAGAATATCGATCTCTTGTCTCCACTACATGTGAAGTTGTTTGGCTTCATTATCTTCTCCGTGAATTACAATGTCGTCAGTCCAAGCCTCCTATTATTTATCGTGTCAACCAGGGTGCTATCAGTCTAAGTCCCAATCATGTTTTACACTCACGGATGAAACACATAGTAGTTGACATTCATTTTGTTCGCGATCTCATAAAAGAAGGTGCTATCTGTGTGAAGAAAATTTCAACTACTTATAATCTTGCATACTTCCTCAAAAAGTCCTTGTCGCGTGATCGTTTTTATCATTTGTGCTCCAAGATAGGTGTCTCATCTGGACCACCAATCTTGAGGGAAGGTAACTGTGGTAACCGGTTTTTATCcgaccaaaaaaaatagaaaaaatagaaaaacacaaaaaaaatgcaaaagtttATTCTTGAGCCTACAAgcccacaaaaattcaaaagcccgttttgGACCCACAAGCTTATAAAAAGTCATTACCTTGatccataagcccataaatatccataaataaaaaccctagaaaatatttaaaattttaagagatttaaaaaattttgaaataaaatcttAAGAGGAAAAAGGTGGCATCTTAGGGTTTtacaaaaagaaaggaaaatacaaAAGGGTTAGTTTCTTAAGGTttctaaagagagaaaaaactaGGGTTTAAGGGgtaaaaagaggaaaagaaaatgaaaagagatATAAAACACTAAGCCATTCCATTTTTGAGGGGACAGCCGgcacaaagaaaagaagaaaaagggatTTGGACGGTTTTTGGTTTGAAAGGGGGAAGGAGGCAGTAgatgttggaccaaaggtcctacattttaattttgatgatccgatattattgtgctatttgattacatgcactatgtgatgaatttaagattgaatttgagattggTTTTTATTGATGAGGTTTATACCTACTTGTGAACTCActgatcatttttatatcaaatgaattcggattaagctgaaatttggtagagacattatttacatcataataaacataTTTCATGtagacatgattaagaaatgTTGACTTTTTCTTGCTCACAATCGTTGCCCAAATATCTGTCTGAAATTGTTGCGAAAtgttattattcaattgatttatgtgacttattatatgactatatgatatttatttgagctggaaacttacataCACATTAGCCTATATATGCAAAGATATTTGGAGAAAGAGTTGGCTggcatttgatttcaaataaagaaagacttaccatattTGATTGAAGCCATTAAGCCGTGAATTATGGAGAAGGAAATCAAATCAAGGAGTTCTCTTTTTGACTTACCGAAATCACAATAAATTTATTGAGAAGATTTTGCAGCTGATTCTTCTATGAATAAAGAAGGGGCAAATTCAAggatgttttcaaaattggagGGAAAACTTTGacatttgaagttgattatgtTACCATAATTACAAGTGCAAAATTCAAAGCTGAATACATACTTTGACGTGTCAAATTAGTGCGTCTAATTGAGAGAAAATCATGGAGCTTTCTTTTTATACAAGTCAACAGAAGTTGGTTCTATCACATGTTCCAAAGACTTTTACAAGGCAAAATCTCagaattgaaagagaagaatcaagacATTATTGCTGACTTTATGGGCGATTATCTCAAGAGCTAAAATCGTGGGAACATGATTTCTCTTAGCCTATATAAGCAGCTGCTTAGCAGAAGAGAAAATACACAAGAAAGAGTTAGAATTATCAAAGCTACttgctctcaatttctcacccaaactcatataatattcttctatcttacttcaccgtttgcttagtgcaaacacaggtgtgaagaactaaatctttattgttcatcttcaccgattgctattgcaattccaggtgtgaagaatcttctcttcttgtgagctcttctaaattcaaatccgattttctattcgtgagcctcactttaaaatctcttgagagttcctcctagtttgttgagtgcaaacactgagtgagCGAATTATTGagcctatctttgtaaaacccaaaccgggtactatatttgtgagattttggaagagttggggtaattttgaaacccttgtgtaagagttttgtggagctcttgaaaagccacaccttagtggaggtttgaaaatcctaggtggtgaacctaggtagtagacgtaggagaagggtctccgaactactataaattacttgtgtgttctttacttgctttacttttacagctttcattaactcttctaatttaacataacttgttttattttatttactttacattattgtttattctgttcatattACTATTGTCCtgtaaaattgcaagttaagtactttctagtgcttatcttgttagaagctttgcttcaattggttcctattgtgcaatttattcatattgctcatataggtCCATTTGTGCGCAACTATACGTTGCCATTAATTAAATTGATAGGATTTTGCATCTAGACGCATTATATAATTAAGTTACAAGTttgcttggaaataaattagggaaattgtattagtaagactcactttgtgtgcttggtgtggtgcttgatttgtgaaattgatataaggggattcctattcagaatttggggacacaattcaccccccctcttgtgtaacctAGGTTCGTCAGTAGAGACAGGGAGCAAAAAGAGAAATAGccgaacaaaaagaaaaaggagggtTTTGGGGAAAAAGGAGACGCCGCACAAGGGGAGAAAGAAACACTACACTATTGCGATTTCCGCAGCTACAACGTTGTGCCTTCGCATCTCAACTCGTTTCAGGTAGTGTTtcttcttcatatatatatcatgcagTTGTATTAGTTGCAGTGCCTATTAGCATTTCATTCATGTATGCTATATACCCGTTTGTGCTATTTTTTGGATTGCTTGACCTTCTATTACAGATTTGTTCGAGTCTGCAAGGTTTCATTTTCTGAGTAAATGACTCATTATTTATTGGGTTTGGATAAATAAATCCCCCTATTTTAAACCCTCTTCCCTAGACTGTTATGTCATGtcccctctttctttctttctttcttttttttaagtatATGTCATGTCccatctcacacacacacacacacatatatatatatatattacgtacatatatatatatatatatatatatatatatatatatatatatatatatatatatatatatatatatactaagaGCACCCACAGTGGGTGCTATATCTCACACTTGATACCCCACTTTTTGGAAAAGTTCAGCACTATACCCTTACAATGGGATCTTTTTGCATACTTGATAAATAATGGTGTACAATGGAAATTTTAGAAAAACTTGAGAGTTCAAGCGTGAAGTAATTTTTCCAAAAGCCAATCAGAATGGGCCACCTGTCATTGGTTGTTGAATATTCTAGATTAATACGGAGCATCGCCTTCGTATCACGCTCTTTCAGTTTGCAAACGAACAAcgatactgttttatgaaagatactgttttatgaatgatactgtttatgaatgatactgttaattattatttttctttttgatttttgtgtaaagaaaagagaaattatatttttttgatattaatttcataattttgtaagacatagacaataatttattcaagcacatgaataaaagtttcggatgaagatttgatgaatccatacgAGTACATGTACGGAtctaatcgttccgcatacggagtcgtccatgcagctgcgcaagtatgcctacagtgaacccattcaggtgtgatgggaggcattggataattcattgtcaaaccaactttgacgtactgattaccatttacgtgccctatagTGATGGCAATGCGCTGAtagggtgatggaggagctgtacgtagtggtagatatgtccaactctctgcatgatgaagaacatgcaatatcatattgtatgcagaagcaatcaatagacccatgtctggcattgtcatccagtgctcaaatggtgctgcaacatcatctcGAAAAAAGTTTAGTGAGTGTTTAACATtgtatgccctctcttcacTGCCAAGTATatcaacatattgtttccaaaatgcgtccaactctgtcatcaggttataccgaacattgggtcattcatcttccccatgaccaagacacacagctatcgatcgaaagtcgtaatttccatcagcttttacatcttgtacgtccctaatgtaaggatgcagtatagttggaaactgatcaatataggattgtaaagagtagttttcctttcttagCGTCAAACTTCCTTGTGTAGAAAGAGactgagtattgtaaattgaggagcaactgtgtctctCTGGTTCATAAGATTGTAAAAAATCGTACTAAAAAATCTTTGATTCGGGGCGTCCGGATGAGGAACTGTGTCTGTGAGGCTCCCGAGGCTGAGGCTGAACAAAATCAGTCCCATCAATAATAGATGCAGTTGGATTGTTAAGGGTGGTGGTGGCTACCTTCTTCTTTGTGGACGGACGCCCTCTAGTGTTGGTCTTCACAGCCAGTTCACGGAGAGAAGTTGTTGCAGGTCTGAATGtttccctcaatttccttaGCCAACTGAGTTTAACATGTCTTGTCTACTACTTGAAatgttctgtgaacatttgtacatcAGCGCTACAGTCGATGTCATCATCCTCAAGCGTCTGGCAAGGCAATAGATCAAGCTTTCTCCAAAATCTATCAATGGCATCAAGTGGTACAGTATGACCCTTGCTCACGTACATGATTTGTTCGTGAGCACACGGTAGTCCGTAGCTCCTACAAAGGTGACATCCACATTTGTAAGCAACTTGTTCAACATCTTTCATCCGCTCAAATTCGATCAACATTAGATTCAACGCCtcgattgaaacaaaaccacataaatcccGAAGGTGTTGTATATTGAATCGGTGTTGGACGATGGTTCGACTTCTCTCAATGCTAGCTTTAATAGCTATATCCTGAGACAAGATAACCTCATGGATCCATGACATGGATCTCTCCAAGTCTGACTGTGATGAGCTCAAATATCTTTTTAGCTTAGCATGCCGACTCTCGACCCTATTAGTCGTGTGGTTCCCGAAATGCAGATATCTGTCGGTCCAGGCGGATACAAACATCTTCTTATATGGTGTCAGCCATACATCTTTCAGATATTTTATCACTACCGGGAACTTCTGTAAGACTACTTCAAGGCGTTCCATATTACTTATGTATGCACTCTCATTTTCAGACTCGATCACCGTAGTCCACATGTGGTAGAATGCATTCCATGCTCTATTGTCttacattgatggtttgcatTTGGCTAAAATACTTTGATAGATGTGCCATCTACAAAGTAGTTTCGAAGCCTCTGGAAATACCTGAGCACACGCTTTCATCAGTCCCAACTCTCTATCTGTAACGATAACTCGTGGGCTAGTGCATCCATGCATTGTGGATCGCAAACATTCCAAAACCCATGTATAACTGGCCTCTTTTTCTGAGTTTAAATATGCAAACGCTATGcaaaaagtctaactagttgaagtaacaccaacaatttctACGAGAGGCAACCCGTACCTGTTGGTCTGATATGTCGCATCCATCAACAACACGTTCTGGAATGCACGCAATCGATCTAGCGAGCCAGGATGTGCAAAGAATAAATCTTCAAGCTCATAGGTTGTATGGTTTGCCCGATAATCGAAAAAATATTCATGGTCATTGAGGAATGAGAACACAGattgcatttgtgattgaccCGATCTCTCAACGGTCTTGTGCTTCTTGTGTGCATTGTATATAGTTCTGATGGTGCTCACGTTGTTTGGATCTCGCTTTTTCAACTCCGTCAATATGTCTCGCGACTTGGAATTTCGAGCAGACATGTCAACCGTAATTTGAATTTCAACTTCAGAAAGCCGACtggggtatggatgtcccttCATATATGATGCTGGATCATGATTATGCTCCGcacacaccacctccaccaTCCAATCATCTTCGtgcttcattttcctccctctcaatttgaacggacattctatttttttggtgtcaGTCTGCTTCAGTGAGGGTTTCTTGTTTTGATAattgccaccgcgatcacatttgaattgtaatctgtgttttttACGGAGCCCACCAGTATCTGATCTATAAATGACgatgatatatcccaatttgCGTCCAGTTTGTTGAACCCAATCGATCAACGATTATCGTGATTTGAACACCTGATAATGTGTTAGATCTTATTAGAAACTTACGAATATTCATTCAACCTAACAAAAAAGCTCATATTTTGATAGACTAAAACATTATACCATATcggtttcaaattcacatctatcgtCAACTTTGATATTATCTGTCATCTCAtccgcatgttcgtcttcttgctttatttcggctgagataaaatcaccctaccaaataaaaaataaactaaataaaaaatatttacttaaaattATTAAATCAGTGTATGTATTTACATGTTCACTTAAATTGCTTAGCAAATGATAGTCGAAAAAGATCGCTGAAGTAATCCATATCCATAATAGATCTCGGCTGCACTTTAGCAAAAGTGGGAGCTACGAACCGATCTCGTCGAGATGGCTAAAGGCGGAGATACTTGCACTAATTAATCTGAGAAGTAGGCTCAATTCAAGGTAACAAGAGATGGGTCCTAAAGGCCCACTTTGGGAAGAGCTTTCAGTAGGAATGACGAGGTTGGGTTACAAGAGGAATTCCAAGAGATGCAAGGAAAAATGGGAGATATATAGAGGTGTATATACAAGAGGTACAAGAGGAATTCGCGCTTGTTGGAGCATAGTGGCCTCACATTTATTGACCATGAATtatcaaaagaagacaaaaaaaaagcaattgGAGGTGCATTCGTGTTGCATATTTACCGTTCAAATAATTGAGATAACTTACAACTGTGGATCAAAtgcaattcttttcttttttgttttttttctgagGAACCAATCAATACAATTCACAATAATATCTATCACGGATTctcatgcaaaaaaaaagaaaaacaaagggtTGGCGTGGGAATCTCTTGTCACATTTCTCTTGATGAAAGCTTTTTGAGATTCTTAATGTGATTGACTGATGAGATGATATAGGGAGGGTTTGTATAGAGTTATAGGGAGGGGGTTTGAATAGTGCTTCCCTTATTTATTTGTTGAGCTTAAATGGAATTAATTGGGTTTggcttttctttgtttcttgcaCTCATTATCCGTTCTGTTATGCATCAATTgaacaaacatgaaaaacctaGTTCTATATTCCTTGTTATACGCCTCGGGCCATTGTCATTTGTgcttggtttttgattttgttaattGAGCTGCACCTTTTGGTTGATTTGTGTGTTTATTTTCTCTAAAATTTTAGATTTACTTGTTGGTTAGCATATAGTTAACAAGGATAAATGAAAGGATATTCGGTTTGTGCTTTAATGGCAGCCGGAGTGGCCTGCCGGAATCCGGCCATAGGCTACTGCTGGTGAccggaaaagagagagagagaggtgataCCGAATGATGaggaaaagaggagaagaaaatcgggtaaaaaggaaagaagaacaagaagtcaagagagaagaaagtttagttttattatttctttttatttg
This genomic stretch from Tripterygium wilfordii isolate XIE 37 chromosome 22, ASM1340144v1, whole genome shotgun sequence harbors:
- the LOC119991527 gene encoding uncharacterized protein LOC119991527; translation: MKHEDDWMVEVVCAEHNHDPASYMKGHPYPSRLSEVEIQITVDMSARNSKSRDILTELKKRDPNNVSTIRTIYNAHKKHKTVERSGQSQMQSVFSFLNDHEYFFDYRANHTTYELEDLFFAHPGSLDRLRAFQNVLLMDATYQTNRYGLPLVEIVGVTSTS